The following are encoded together in the Triticum dicoccoides isolate Atlit2015 ecotype Zavitan chromosome 6B, WEW_v2.0, whole genome shotgun sequence genome:
- the LOC119322637 gene encoding protein ACCUMULATION AND REPLICATION OF CHLOROPLASTS 6, chloroplastic-like isoform X1 produces MEGLHNLLARPNSAPLAFSLPRPRHRPPAAACRAASRWADRLFADFHLLPAAAAAPEPPAAVPAGVSASPCVPLFPDAADRALPLQVDFYKVLGAEPHFLSDGVRRAFEARAAKPPQYGYTTDTLVGRRQILQIAHDTLTNQSSRTEYDRALSEDRDAALTLDVAWDKVPGVLCALQEAGEAQAVLAIGGHLLEDRPPKRFKQDVVLAMALAYVDLSRDAMAASPPDVIRCCEVLERALKLLQEDGAINLAPGLLSQIDETLEDITPRCVLELLALPLDEKHQNERQEGLRGVRNILWSVGRGGIGTVGGGFSREAYMNEAFLQMTSAEQMDFFSKTPNSIPPEWFEIYSVALANVAQAIVSKRPELIMVADDLFEQLQKFNIGSQYAYDNEMDLALERALCSLLVGDISNCRIWLAIDNESSPHRDPKIVEFIVNNSSIDHQENDLLPGLCKLLETWLVSEVFPRSRDTRGMQFTLGDYYDDPKVLSYLEMMEGGGASHLAAAAAIAKLGAQATAALGTVKSSAIQAFNKIFPLIEQLDRSAMENPNVGLEESVNKFDQKTIMGFDIRDSKNAAMKIVAASALFALMTVIGLKYLPRNKVLPAIGSEHESMTVANVVDSVDDDAPDEPIQIPRMDANLAEGIVRKWQSIKSKAFGSDHSVESLQEVLDGNMLKVWRDRAAEIERKGWFWDYTLSDVAIDSITVSLDGRRATVEATIEEAGQLTDATDPRNNDLYDTKYTTRYEMTFTGPGGWKITEGAVLKSS; encoded by the exons atGGAGGGCCTCCACAACCTGCTCGCGCGCCCCAACTCCGCGCCGCTCGCCTTCTCCCTCCCGCGCCCGCGCCAcaggccgcccgccgccgcctgccgcgccgCGAGCCGCTGGGCCGACCGCCTCTTCGCCGACTTccacctcctccccgccgccgccgccgcgcccgagcCGCCGGCCGCGGTCCCCGCCGGCGTCTCCGCGTCCCCCTGCGTCCCGCTCTTCCCCGACGCCGCCGACCGCGCTCTTCCCCTCCAGGTCGACTTCTACAAG GTTCTCGGCGCCGAGCCGCATTTCCTCAGCGACGGCGTCAGGCGGGCCTTCGAGGCTCGGGCGGCCAAGCCACCGCAGTACGGCTACACCACAGACACCCTTGTTGGCCGTCGGCAAATACTGCAGATTGCACATGAtactctcacaaaccagagctcccGCACCGAGTATGACCGCGCGCTCTCTGAGGACCGTGACGCGGCGCTCACATTGGATGTTGCTTGGGACAAG GTTCCGGGTGTGCTGTGTGCCCTTCAGGAGGCTGGGGAGGCGCAGGCAGTGCTTGCAATTGGAGGGCACTTACTGGAGGACCGCCCGCCCAAGCGGTTCAAGCAGGATGTGGTGCTGGCAATGGCGCTCGCTTATGTGGATCTATCAAGGGACGCAATGGCGGCTAGCCCTCCAGATGTAATCCGCTGCTGTGAGGTGCTTGAAAGGGCTCTCAAGCTTTTGCAG GAGGATGGGGCAATCAATCTCGCACCTGGTTTGCTCTCACAAATTGATGAAACTCTGGAGGATATCACACCTCGTTGTGTTTTGGAGCTTCTTGCCCTTCCTCTTGATGAAAAACATCAGAATGAACGCCAAGAAGGTCTTCGTGGTGTGAGAAACATTTTGTGGAGTGTTGGCAGAGGAGGTATTGGTACTGTTGGAGGAGGATTTTCGCGTGAAGCCTACATGAATGAGGCCTTCCTGCAGATGACATCGGCGGAGCAG ATGGATTTCTTTTCAAAAACACCGAATAGCATACCGCCTGAATGGTTTGAAATCTATAGCGTGGCACTTGCAAATGTTGCTCAAGCAATTGTAAGTAAAAGGCCAGAGCTCATCATGGTGGCAGATGATCTTTTTGAACAGCTCCAGAAGTTCAATATAGGTTCTCAATATGCTTATGATAATGAGATGGATCTTGCGTTGGAAAGGGCACTTTGTTCACTGCTTGTGGGAGACATTAGCAACTGCAGAATTTGGCTTGCGATTGATAATGAATCCTCACCACATAGAGACCCCAAAATTGTAGAGTTTATTGTGAACAACTCTAGCATCGACCACCAGGAGAATGATCTTCTTCCAGGCCTGTGTAAGCTTTTGGAGACTTGGCTTGTCTCAGAGGTTTTCCCTAGGAGTAGAGATACTCGAGGCATGCAGTTTACACTTGGAGACTACTACGATGATCCAAAAGTTTTAAGCTACCTAGAAATGATGGAAGGTGGTGGTGCTTCTCatttggctgctgctgctgctatagcaAAACTCGGTGCTCAAGCTACAGCTGCGCTTGGTACCGTGAAATCAAGTGCTATCCAAGCATTCAACAAGATTTTTCCATTGATAGAACAGCTAGATCGATCAGCCATGGAGAATCCTAATGTTGGCCTTGAGGAATCTGTCAATAAATTTGACCAGAAAACTATTATGGGATTTGATATCCGTGATTCCAAAAATGCTGCCATGAAGATTGTCGCTgccagtgcattatttgctctgatGACAGTAATAGGCCTGAAGTACTTGCCTCGTAACAAGGTGCTCCCTGCTATTGGAAGCGAGCATGAGTCCATGACAGTTGCTAATGTTGTTGACTCAGTTGATG ATGATGCACCAGATGAGCCAATACAGATTCCTAGAATGGATGCGAATCTGGCAGAAGGTATTGTTCGCAAGTGGCAGAGTATCAAATCCAAGGCCTTCGGATCAGATCATTCTGTGGAATCATTGCAAGAG GTTCTTGATGGCAACATGCTGAAGGTATGGAGGGACCGAGCAGCGGAGATCGAGCGCAAAGGCTGGTTCTGGGACTACACGCTGTCCGACGTGGCTATCGACAGTATCACCGTCTCCCTGGACGGACGGCGGGCGACCGTGGAGGCGACGATCGAGGAGGCAGGTCAGCTCACCGATGCAACCGACCCGAGGAACAACGATTTGTACGACACAAAGTACACCACCCGGTACGAGATGACCTTCACCGGGCCAGGAGGGTGGAAGATAACCGAAGGCGCGGTCCTCAAGTCGTCATAG
- the LOC119322637 gene encoding protein ACCUMULATION AND REPLICATION OF CHLOROPLASTS 6, chloroplastic-like isoform X2 yields the protein MEGLHNLLARPNSAPLAFSLPRPRHRPPAAACRAASRWADRLFADFHLLPAAAAAPEPPAAVPAGVSASPCVPLFPDAADRALPLQVDFYKVLGAEPHFLSDGVRRAFEARAAKPPQYGYTTDTLVGRRQILQIAHDTLTNQSSRTEYDRALSEDRDAALTLDVAWDKVPGVLCALQEAGEAQAVLAIGGHLLEDRPPKRFKQDVVLAMALAYVDLSRDAMAASPPDVIRCCEVLERALKLLQEDGAINLAPGLLSQIDETLEDITPRCVLELLALPLDEKHQNERQEGLRGVRNILWSVGRGGIGTVGGGFSREAYMNEAFLQMTSAEQMDFFSKTPNSIPPEWFEIYSVALANVAQAIVSKRPELIMVADDLFEQLQKFNIGSQYAYDNEMDLALERALCSLLVGDISNCRIWLAIDNESSPHRDPKIVEFIVNNSSIDHQENDLLPGLCKLLETWLVSEVFPRSRDTRGMQFTLGDYYDDPKVLSYLEMMEGGGASHLAAAAAIAKLGAQATAALGTVKSSAIQAFNKIFPLIEQLDRSAMENPNVGLEESVNKFDQKTIMGFDIRDSKNAAMKIVAASALFALMTVIGLKYLPRNKVLPAIGSEHESMTVANVVDSVDDEPIQIPRMDANLAEGIVRKWQSIKSKAFGSDHSVESLQEVLDGNMLKVWRDRAAEIERKGWFWDYTLSDVAIDSITVSLDGRRATVEATIEEAGQLTDATDPRNNDLYDTKYTTRYEMTFTGPGGWKITEGAVLKSS from the exons atGGAGGGCCTCCACAACCTGCTCGCGCGCCCCAACTCCGCGCCGCTCGCCTTCTCCCTCCCGCGCCCGCGCCAcaggccgcccgccgccgcctgccgcgccgCGAGCCGCTGGGCCGACCGCCTCTTCGCCGACTTccacctcctccccgccgccgccgccgcgcccgagcCGCCGGCCGCGGTCCCCGCCGGCGTCTCCGCGTCCCCCTGCGTCCCGCTCTTCCCCGACGCCGCCGACCGCGCTCTTCCCCTCCAGGTCGACTTCTACAAG GTTCTCGGCGCCGAGCCGCATTTCCTCAGCGACGGCGTCAGGCGGGCCTTCGAGGCTCGGGCGGCCAAGCCACCGCAGTACGGCTACACCACAGACACCCTTGTTGGCCGTCGGCAAATACTGCAGATTGCACATGAtactctcacaaaccagagctcccGCACCGAGTATGACCGCGCGCTCTCTGAGGACCGTGACGCGGCGCTCACATTGGATGTTGCTTGGGACAAG GTTCCGGGTGTGCTGTGTGCCCTTCAGGAGGCTGGGGAGGCGCAGGCAGTGCTTGCAATTGGAGGGCACTTACTGGAGGACCGCCCGCCCAAGCGGTTCAAGCAGGATGTGGTGCTGGCAATGGCGCTCGCTTATGTGGATCTATCAAGGGACGCAATGGCGGCTAGCCCTCCAGATGTAATCCGCTGCTGTGAGGTGCTTGAAAGGGCTCTCAAGCTTTTGCAG GAGGATGGGGCAATCAATCTCGCACCTGGTTTGCTCTCACAAATTGATGAAACTCTGGAGGATATCACACCTCGTTGTGTTTTGGAGCTTCTTGCCCTTCCTCTTGATGAAAAACATCAGAATGAACGCCAAGAAGGTCTTCGTGGTGTGAGAAACATTTTGTGGAGTGTTGGCAGAGGAGGTATTGGTACTGTTGGAGGAGGATTTTCGCGTGAAGCCTACATGAATGAGGCCTTCCTGCAGATGACATCGGCGGAGCAG ATGGATTTCTTTTCAAAAACACCGAATAGCATACCGCCTGAATGGTTTGAAATCTATAGCGTGGCACTTGCAAATGTTGCTCAAGCAATTGTAAGTAAAAGGCCAGAGCTCATCATGGTGGCAGATGATCTTTTTGAACAGCTCCAGAAGTTCAATATAGGTTCTCAATATGCTTATGATAATGAGATGGATCTTGCGTTGGAAAGGGCACTTTGTTCACTGCTTGTGGGAGACATTAGCAACTGCAGAATTTGGCTTGCGATTGATAATGAATCCTCACCACATAGAGACCCCAAAATTGTAGAGTTTATTGTGAACAACTCTAGCATCGACCACCAGGAGAATGATCTTCTTCCAGGCCTGTGTAAGCTTTTGGAGACTTGGCTTGTCTCAGAGGTTTTCCCTAGGAGTAGAGATACTCGAGGCATGCAGTTTACACTTGGAGACTACTACGATGATCCAAAAGTTTTAAGCTACCTAGAAATGATGGAAGGTGGTGGTGCTTCTCatttggctgctgctgctgctatagcaAAACTCGGTGCTCAAGCTACAGCTGCGCTTGGTACCGTGAAATCAAGTGCTATCCAAGCATTCAACAAGATTTTTCCATTGATAGAACAGCTAGATCGATCAGCCATGGAGAATCCTAATGTTGGCCTTGAGGAATCTGTCAATAAATTTGACCAGAAAACTATTATGGGATTTGATATCCGTGATTCCAAAAATGCTGCCATGAAGATTGTCGCTgccagtgcattatttgctctgatGACAGTAATAGGCCTGAAGTACTTGCCTCGTAACAAGGTGCTCCCTGCTATTGGAAGCGAGCATGAGTCCATGACAGTTGCTAATGTTGTTGACTCAGTTGATG ATGAGCCAATACAGATTCCTAGAATGGATGCGAATCTGGCAGAAGGTATTGTTCGCAAGTGGCAGAGTATCAAATCCAAGGCCTTCGGATCAGATCATTCTGTGGAATCATTGCAAGAG GTTCTTGATGGCAACATGCTGAAGGTATGGAGGGACCGAGCAGCGGAGATCGAGCGCAAAGGCTGGTTCTGGGACTACACGCTGTCCGACGTGGCTATCGACAGTATCACCGTCTCCCTGGACGGACGGCGGGCGACCGTGGAGGCGACGATCGAGGAGGCAGGTCAGCTCACCGATGCAACCGACCCGAGGAACAACGATTTGTACGACACAAAGTACACCACCCGGTACGAGATGACCTTCACCGGGCCAGGAGGGTGGAAGATAACCGAAGGCGCGGTCCTCAAGTCGTCATAG